One Vallitalea pronyensis genomic region harbors:
- a CDS encoding ATP-binding protein — MKLHFDVEGGEFITAGIASSKVKKTLKQLGISPNIIRKVSISMYEAEINMVIHANGGIIDVEITPENIDIQLVDDGPGIENLDLAMQVGYSTASKEAREMGFGAGMGLPNMKRHSDDMTITTEVGKGTKVHLAFKIHE, encoded by the coding sequence ATGAAGCTACATTTTGATGTAGAAGGTGGTGAATTTATAACCGCTGGAATTGCCTCAAGCAAAGTGAAGAAAACCCTAAAACAATTAGGGATCTCACCAAATATTATTCGAAAAGTATCCATATCCATGTATGAAGCCGAGATTAATATGGTTATTCATGCCAACGGCGGTATTATTGATGTGGAGATAACACCTGAAAACATTGACATTCAATTAGTTGATGATGGTCCAGGTATTGAAAACCTGGATTTAGCTATGCAAGTAGGTTATTCAACAGCTTCAAAAGAAGCAAGAGAGATGGGTTTTGGGGCAGGTATGGGGCTGCCTAATATGAAAAGACATAGCGATGATATGACAATTACAACAGAAGTTGGCAAAGGAACAAAGGTGCATTTAGCCTTTAAAATACACGAATAA
- a CDS encoding aspartate ammonia-lyase translates to MDYRWEQDSIGTLEIDQKAYYGIHTQRAKENFNLGDANVNWRLIEAIIIIKKAAALTHQHLQEIPKDKTEAIVAACDDLLRGQWQDQFDLHPLQGGAGTSTHMNVNEVIANRAIEILGGQKGDYSIIHPLNDVNRSQSTNDVYPTALRIAAIFRLRKVSDAFSQLQETLQQKENAFADIIKLGRTQLMDALPIMVGQEFGAYAQAIARDRWRLYKVEERLRQMNIGGTAIGTGMNASKKYIFTMTEMLRELTGLGLARAEFPIDITQNNDVFVEVSGLLKSAAVNVMKMANDLRMMASGPRGGLGEIKLKPMQAGSSIMPGKVNPVIPEMVIQTGIKVIANDQAITLAASYGNFELNAFMPIIADSLLDSLEMMEKAVIIFRERCIDVLEVDTHKCLEHLLNSTALATALVHHIGYDHAAVVAKKALSSSKTIKDILLEDDIMDEAQADQVLNPYQVTKPGIPGK, encoded by the coding sequence ATGGATTATAGATGGGAACAAGACAGTATTGGCACATTAGAAATTGATCAGAAAGCATATTATGGTATACATACCCAAAGAGCCAAGGAGAATTTTAATCTTGGAGACGCTAACGTTAATTGGCGTCTTATCGAGGCTATCATCATCATTAAAAAAGCAGCAGCCTTAACACATCAGCATCTTCAAGAAATTCCAAAAGACAAAACGGAAGCTATTGTGGCAGCTTGTGATGATCTCTTAAGGGGGCAATGGCAGGATCAGTTTGATTTGCATCCTCTACAGGGAGGAGCAGGTACGTCCACTCATATGAATGTAAACGAAGTTATCGCCAATCGAGCTATAGAGATTCTAGGTGGGCAAAAGGGAGACTACAGCATCATTCATCCTCTTAATGATGTGAACAGGTCCCAGTCAACCAATGATGTCTATCCAACAGCTTTAAGAATTGCGGCTATTTTTCGTTTAAGAAAAGTCAGTGATGCTTTTTCACAGCTGCAAGAAACCCTTCAGCAGAAAGAAAATGCATTTGCAGATATCATTAAATTAGGGCGAACCCAGCTGATGGATGCTTTACCTATAATGGTTGGACAAGAATTTGGTGCCTATGCCCAAGCTATTGCAAGAGACCGCTGGCGACTCTACAAAGTGGAAGAACGATTGCGCCAGATGAATATTGGCGGAACGGCCATTGGAACAGGTATGAATGCCTCAAAAAAATATATTTTCACCATGACAGAGATGTTGAGAGAGTTAACAGGCCTTGGTTTAGCAAGGGCTGAATTCCCCATTGATATCACTCAGAATAATGATGTATTTGTTGAAGTATCGGGCTTGCTAAAGTCCGCAGCAGTGAATGTGATGAAGATGGCTAATGATTTAAGAATGATGGCATCCGGACCACGAGGAGGATTAGGGGAAATCAAGCTTAAGCCTATGCAGGCAGGGTCATCCATCATGCCTGGTAAAGTTAATCCTGTTATACCTGAGATGGTTATACAGACAGGTATAAAAGTCATCGCTAATGACCAGGCGATTACGCTTGCAGCGTCTTATGGCAATTTTGAATTAAACGCTTTTATGCCTATTATTGCGGATTCATTATTGGATTCACTGGAAATGATGGAGAAAGCAGTTATCATTTTTAGAGAACGATGTATTGACGTTCTAGAAGTGGATACACACAAATGCCTTGAACACTTATTGAATTCTACAGCGCTGGCAACAGCATTGGTACATCATATTGGTTACGACCATGCAGCAGTAGTAGCGAAGAAAGCATTGAGTTCCAGTAAAACAATAAAAGATATCTTATTAGAAGATGACATAATGGATGAAGCACAAGCAGATCAAGTATTGAATCCATATCAAGTGACAAAGCCTGGTATCCCTGGTAAATAA
- a CDS encoding ABC transporter ATP-binding protein codes for MTYILKTQDLTKVFSGKEVVSHVNMCVRKGEIYGFLGPNGAGKTTVMKLITNILKPSFGNIEVFGSELTNQSFDILKRMGNIIEYPIFYEKLTARENLELHCQYMGYHQQDAIHEALSMVHLTNINQKSVKNFSLGMKQRLGVARAIITKPELLIMDEPINGLDPVGIKEMRELFRRLCDDYGITILVSSHILSEIEQIADTIGVINNGHLINQVKMKTIKDYKKEYIEIVCSQCHQASFILDNELGIHNFKVMDDKILRIYDTHITQSHIAKTLILNDITIDSIRKKERSLEEYFFDMINGGAIID; via the coding sequence ATGACGTATATATTAAAGACACAAGACTTAACAAAGGTCTTTAGTGGCAAAGAAGTCGTGTCCCATGTTAACATGTGTGTAAGAAAAGGAGAAATATATGGTTTTCTAGGACCAAATGGTGCGGGAAAGACAACCGTCATGAAGTTAATAACAAATATTCTTAAACCTTCTTTTGGTAACATTGAAGTATTTGGAAGTGAACTGACAAATCAATCTTTTGACATTTTAAAAAGAATGGGTAATATCATTGAGTATCCCATATTCTATGAAAAACTTACCGCAAGAGAAAACCTGGAGCTGCACTGCCAATATATGGGATATCATCAGCAAGATGCCATTCATGAAGCTTTATCCATGGTTCATTTAACCAATATCAACCAAAAAAGTGTAAAAAACTTCTCATTAGGTATGAAACAAAGGCTAGGTGTAGCACGTGCTATCATAACCAAACCAGAACTCTTGATCATGGATGAACCCATTAATGGACTTGATCCTGTTGGCATAAAAGAAATGAGAGAATTGTTTCGCAGGCTTTGTGATGATTATGGTATAACAATCCTTGTATCCAGTCATATTTTAAGTGAGATAGAACAGATTGCGGATACAATAGGTGTGATTAATAATGGACATTTAATCAATCAAGTTAAAATGAAGACCATAAAGGATTATAAAAAAGAATACATTGAAATTGTGTGTAGCCAATGTCATCAAGCTTCCTTTATATTAGACAACGAACTAGGTATTCATAATTTCAAAGTGATGGATGACAAGATTCTTAGGATATACGATACACATATAACACAAAGTCATATAGCCAAAACGCTTATTTTGAATGATATAACCATTGATTCTATTCGTAAAAAAGAGCGTTCTCTGGAGGAGTACTTTTTTGATATGATTAATGGAGGTGCTATCATTGATTAA
- the hydF gene encoding [FeFe] hydrogenase H-cluster maturation GTPase HydF, translating into MSLNKTPRGDRVHIALFGKRNAGKSSIINAITNQDIALVSAVKGTTTDPVYKAMEILPIGPVVIIDTAGLDDVGELGELRKQKTYEVLNKTDLAILTIDAEVGVTDFEKSILATIKEKKIPVVGVLNKIDIEQLSDSSIQQMEKALGIRLIPVSALKKQGIDTLKNAMIKLLPDDEDKFKLVGDIIQPGDFIVLVVPIDKAAPKGRLILPQQQVIRDVLESDAICIVTKEYELRETLENIGRKPKLVITDSQVFSKVSADTPHDMMLTSFSILFARYKGDLMELIKGAKKLDDLQDGDKILISEGCTHHRQSDDIGTVKIPRWIRQYSGKNIQFEFSSGMKYPQNMDDYALVVHCGGCMLNRREMQHRIKLAAGKAIPIVNYGVLIAYVQGIIKRAVQPFPLASMLLEED; encoded by the coding sequence ATGAGTTTAAATAAAACGCCAAGAGGCGATCGGGTACATATTGCTTTATTTGGGAAGAGAAATGCAGGAAAATCCAGCATTATTAATGCGATTACTAATCAGGATATTGCACTGGTATCAGCAGTTAAAGGAACCACTACTGACCCTGTCTACAAGGCTATGGAGATATTGCCCATAGGTCCTGTGGTGATTATTGATACAGCTGGTCTAGATGATGTAGGTGAGTTAGGTGAATTGCGTAAACAAAAAACCTATGAAGTACTTAATAAAACAGACCTAGCTATACTTACCATTGATGCGGAGGTTGGTGTTACGGATTTTGAGAAAAGTATTTTAGCAACGATTAAGGAGAAGAAGATACCTGTAGTAGGTGTTCTAAATAAGATTGACATAGAACAGCTCAGCGATTCATCTATTCAGCAGATGGAGAAAGCCTTAGGTATTCGGTTAATTCCCGTATCAGCCTTGAAGAAACAGGGTATTGATACGTTGAAGAATGCCATGATTAAGCTTTTGCCAGACGATGAAGATAAGTTCAAATTAGTTGGTGATATCATTCAACCTGGCGATTTTATTGTGTTAGTTGTACCCATCGATAAAGCTGCACCAAAGGGGCGTCTTATTCTTCCTCAGCAGCAAGTGATTAGAGATGTCCTAGAGAGTGATGCCATATGTATTGTAACCAAAGAGTATGAACTAAGAGAGACATTAGAGAATATTGGTAGAAAACCAAAGCTTGTTATTACAGATTCTCAGGTTTTTTCTAAGGTGTCTGCAGATACACCTCATGATATGATGTTAACATCTTTCTCGATTTTATTTGCCAGATATAAAGGCGATCTCATGGAACTGATTAAAGGTGCAAAGAAATTAGATGATTTACAAGATGGGGATAAGATTCTTATTTCGGAAGGCTGCACCCATCACCGTCAATCGGATGATATTGGAACAGTGAAGATTCCACGTTGGATACGTCAATATTCAGGCAAGAATATACAGTTTGAGTTTTCAAGTGGTATGAAGTATCCCCAGAATATGGATGATTATGCACTTGTTGTGCACTGTGGTGGATGCATGTTAAACCGTAGAGAAATGCAACACCGTATAAAATTAGCAGCAGGTAAAGCAATCCCAATTGTTAATTATGGTGTACTCATTGCCTATGTTCAAGGTATTATTAAACGAGCAGTTCAACCATTTCCATTAGCATCCATGTTACTGGAAGAAGATTAA
- a CDS encoding ABC transporter permease: MINLMTLELKKYKIRKNVFIAWICNMVTIGFVALVYYTANNPKEQAFGSYEELIAVAGTFINVIFIVFAGVLLSKFIIDEYRDKTIYLMFTYPVNRKKLILSKLLIIGIFTFCLTFLSYFFVVFAVYLIFLLTNTTLGEFNTHVLYVLATQAFIGGIVNTMVGLIPLYIAMKKKSVTMTIICSVLIGGILNSNSGGFTLYSIIIIPMCLSLVGALVIYYAIKDIDMKDLNV, translated from the coding sequence TTGATTAACTTAATGACCTTAGAACTAAAAAAATACAAAATTAGAAAAAATGTATTTATTGCATGGATATGCAATATGGTGACAATAGGATTTGTTGCTTTGGTTTATTATACAGCCAATAATCCCAAAGAACAGGCATTCGGTAGCTATGAAGAACTTATAGCCGTTGCAGGAACATTTATCAATGTCATTTTTATTGTATTTGCAGGTGTTCTCCTTTCAAAATTTATTATTGACGAGTATAGAGATAAAACAATTTATTTAATGTTTACGTATCCTGTAAATAGAAAAAAACTTATCCTATCCAAATTATTGATTATCGGTATATTTACCTTCTGCTTAACATTTTTGTCTTACTTTTTTGTGGTGTTTGCTGTTTATTTGATATTTCTACTCACCAATACAACACTAGGGGAATTCAATACGCACGTTCTTTATGTATTAGCTACACAAGCATTTATTGGAGGTATTGTCAATACTATGGTTGGTCTAATACCTTTATACATAGCCATGAAGAAAAAGTCCGTAACCATGACCATCATATGTTCTGTACTAATTGGTGGCATTTTGAATTCTAATTCAGGAGGGTTTACACTTTATTCCATCATTATCATACCAATGTGTCTTTCTTTAGTAGGTGCATTGGTCATCTATTATGCAATTAAGGATATTGATATGAAAGACTTGAATGTCTAA
- a CDS encoding response regulator transcription factor, with amino-acid sequence MHNNRILLVEDDTSISDMVRDYLELEGFVVTPVFDGEQGVAVFSKNTFDLVILDLMLPKLSGIEIMEIMRHKSLIPILIMSAKDSDVDKAVGLGLGADDYISKPFSMIELTARVKALIRRAAHYTKADGQENIIHVHDLSMDLNNFCVYKHGQDVKLTSKEFDIMKLFITNKNRVFTKAQIYNLIWGDDYYGEENVINVHMRRLREKIEDNPSTPMYIKTIWGIGYKLGEF; translated from the coding sequence ATGCATAATAATAGAATATTACTTGTTGAAGATGATACGTCTATCAGTGACATGGTGAGAGATTATCTTGAATTGGAAGGCTTTGTTGTGACACCTGTATTTGATGGTGAACAAGGGGTGGCTGTTTTTTCAAAAAATACCTTTGATTTGGTTATTTTAGACCTTATGCTACCCAAACTTAGTGGTATAGAAATCATGGAGATTATGCGTCATAAGAGTCTCATTCCCATCTTAATTATGTCAGCGAAAGATAGCGATGTGGATAAAGCAGTTGGTCTTGGTCTAGGAGCGGATGATTATATTTCTAAACCTTTTTCCATGATTGAATTAACGGCAAGAGTTAAAGCACTGATTCGACGCGCTGCACATTACACCAAAGCTGACGGGCAAGAGAACATCATTCACGTTCACGATTTATCAATGGATTTGAATAATTTTTGTGTATACAAGCATGGTCAAGACGTCAAGTTGACATCCAAGGAATTTGATATTATGAAGTTGTTTATAACCAATAAAAATCGCGTATTTACCAAAGCACAAATATATAATCTTATATGGGGCGATGATTACTATGGAGAAGAGAATGTTATTAATGTTCATATGAGACGACTAAGGGAAAAAATTGAAGATAATCCTTCTACGCCAATGTACATTAAAACCATATGGGGTATAGGCTATAAGTTAGGAGAATTTTAA
- a CDS encoding alpha/beta hydrolase family protein codes for MVKLRKKLLLIIPIIIIALLLLPFIFTDRSYKGLNGPDLSELEYTEIYFDNDSENLKLAGMLMLPEGEGPFPTAVIIHGSGPSERNSVWYLSVAKHLQDNGIAVILPDKRGSEKSEGDWVGANFEELATDTTSAIEYVKSQKDFSYSTIGIIGMSQGGWIAPVASANTNDISFIVSMSGSTVTTDEQLLHEEIHNIASYTYTFVAKLIAPITTQNIKKGDYFNSIAGFDPIPYWKQVDIPVFFAFGGNDKNVPVEACIDLLKENNLTDFKIKTYPQGGHAIRDVKTDKVSQVYLNDLVKFIKEDSH; via the coding sequence TTGGTTAAGCTGAGAAAAAAATTATTATTGATTATTCCAATCATTATAATTGCATTGCTATTACTTCCATTTATTTTTACGGATAGGAGTTACAAAGGCCTAAATGGACCCGACTTATCTGAATTAGAATATACCGAAATATATTTTGATAACGATAGCGAAAATTTGAAACTTGCAGGGATGTTAATGTTGCCAGAAGGTGAAGGACCATTTCCAACGGCTGTTATTATACATGGTTCTGGTCCAAGCGAAAGAAATAGTGTATGGTACTTATCCGTTGCAAAACATTTACAGGATAATGGGATTGCAGTCATACTTCCAGATAAGAGAGGAAGTGAAAAATCAGAAGGCGACTGGGTAGGAGCAAATTTTGAAGAACTAGCAACCGATACCACTAGTGCAATAGAGTATGTTAAAAGTCAAAAAGATTTTAGTTATTCAACCATTGGCATTATCGGAATGAGTCAAGGTGGTTGGATTGCTCCCGTAGCTTCGGCTAATACAAACGATATCTCCTTTATTGTATCCATGTCTGGGTCAACTGTTACTACCGATGAACAATTATTACATGAAGAGATTCATAACATTGCATCCTATACGTATACGTTTGTTGCAAAATTAATTGCTCCAATTACGACGCAAAACATTAAGAAAGGGGATTATTTTAATTCAATTGCAGGATTTGATCCCATCCCATACTGGAAACAAGTTGATATTCCTGTATTTTTTGCATTTGGAGGCAATGATAAAAATGTTCCAGTTGAAGCATGTATTGACCTCTTAAAAGAAAATAATCTCACTGATTTTAAAATCAAAACTTATCCTCAAGGTGGTCATGCCATTCGTGATGTTAAAACAGACAAAGTGAGTCAAGTGTATTTGAATGATTTAGTAAAATTCATTAAAGAAGATAGCCATTAA
- a CDS encoding sensor histidine kinase codes for MIICLMIIIVLIITNYLQHCSLKAKNKHLNYMQKKIEMIMLNNTNENLLILTNDRHLKPLLIEINKLLAYSQSSMVNSVKSQRSMKKMLSNISHDIKTPLTVILGYMEILTMNNEISHQERERLLLKVKQKTEDLIQLIHTFFDLAKLESGDTNIQLKRVNVNEICKKNILGFYEILLNQHIDVNIDIPDEPLYILGNEEALNRILNNLISNAIKYGLDGKIIGLQLEAVDDNVFIHIWDKGRGIGETHINQVFDRLYTLEDSRNKHYQGSGLGLTITKKLVENMNGDILIESKPYERTCVTMTFNRVVY; via the coding sequence ATGATAATATGTTTAATGATTATTATTGTATTGATTATCACTAATTACTTGCAACACTGTTCATTGAAAGCTAAAAACAAGCATCTAAACTATATGCAGAAAAAAATAGAAATGATTATGTTAAATAACACAAATGAAAACTTGTTAATTTTAACCAATGACCGGCATTTAAAACCCTTACTCATAGAAATAAATAAGTTATTAGCATACAGTCAATCATCCATGGTTAATTCCGTGAAAAGTCAGCGTTCCATGAAAAAGATGCTGTCCAATATATCCCATGACATAAAAACGCCTCTAACAGTTATATTAGGGTATATGGAAATACTCACCATGAACAATGAGATAAGTCATCAGGAAAGAGAAAGGTTGTTATTAAAAGTAAAACAAAAAACAGAGGATTTAATCCAACTCATTCATACATTTTTTGATTTAGCAAAATTAGAATCTGGTGATACAAATATACAGCTTAAGCGGGTAAATGTGAATGAAATCTGTAAAAAAAATATCCTTGGGTTTTATGAGATTCTTTTAAATCAACATATTGACGTTAACATTGATATACCTGATGAGCCACTGTATATATTAGGAAACGAGGAAGCACTTAATCGTATCTTAAACAACTTAATTTCCAATGCAATCAAATATGGTTTGGATGGCAAAATCATTGGGCTTCAACTAGAAGCTGTTGATGACAATGTTTTCATTCATATATGGGATAAAGGTCGAGGTATTGGTGAAACCCATATTAATCAAGTTTTTGACAGGTTGTATACGTTGGAAGATTCTAGAAACAAACATTATCAGGGCAGTGGTCTAGGTCTAACCATTACAAAAAAGCTTGTAGAAAATATGAATGGTGATATTCTAATAGAAAGCAAGCCCTATGAAAGAACTTGTGTTACCATGACATTTAATAGAGTTGTGTACTAA
- a CDS encoding GerAB/ArcD/ProY family transporter — MKSNANNTATLTPSEMTHFIIAMVIGVGILGGTGTIENAGNDGWIAILIGGLYPLYMIWLAFIISKRYPKDTIISINSKLFGKYLGFVCSIFVCGVFMYILLVVVSAFASITRTFIAPFLPIYTIIGISMFLIFYFASKGMKVIAKVNAVIFYLTLILILLPGYAFIKGSYFNLLPVFNSSLSDILTGSFQSIYSYAGIEVVFLLYPFASDQKKLFGSMLKGVGIVVAIYVWLTVTVIYYLGADVAIKFYWPLLTIADSVQVPIINLFRYIFMLFWSFIIYRISANALYFSAFTLTEFLQIKKKEYHTIILGAIAVLVGVAMLLIDNESIRREITKKEPYIAIVFTVYITILTLLVVLLKKKPSENSDKKNGG; from the coding sequence ATGAAATCGAATGCAAACAATACCGCAACATTAACACCTAGTGAAATGACCCATTTTATAATAGCCATGGTGATAGGGGTTGGTATTTTAGGTGGGACAGGTACCATAGAAAATGCTGGAAATGATGGGTGGATCGCTATCCTTATTGGAGGCCTTTATCCACTCTATATGATTTGGCTGGCTTTTATCATCAGCAAACGTTATCCAAAGGATACCATCATTAGCATCAATAGTAAGCTATTTGGGAAGTACTTAGGCTTTGTATGCAGCATTTTTGTATGCGGTGTTTTTATGTACATCCTCTTGGTTGTTGTATCGGCATTTGCATCCATTACACGAACATTTATTGCTCCCTTCTTACCCATATATACGATTATTGGCATATCAATGTTTCTAATCTTTTATTTTGCGTCAAAAGGCATGAAAGTCATAGCAAAAGTCAACGCTGTTATATTTTATTTAACACTTATCTTAATCCTATTACCTGGTTATGCATTTATAAAGGGGAGCTATTTTAATTTATTACCTGTTTTTAATAGCAGTTTAAGTGATATACTTACAGGCAGCTTCCAATCCATTTACAGTTATGCAGGCATAGAAGTTGTTTTTTTATTATACCCATTTGCTAGTGATCAGAAAAAACTATTCGGGTCCATGTTAAAAGGTGTTGGCATTGTGGTAGCTATTTATGTCTGGTTAACCGTCACCGTTATTTACTATCTGGGTGCTGATGTAGCCATTAAGTTTTATTGGCCCTTACTCACCATTGCTGATAGTGTTCAGGTGCCCATCATTAATCTTTTCCGGTATATTTTCATGTTATTTTGGAGTTTTATTATCTATAGAATTAGTGCAAACGCATTGTATTTTTCTGCTTTTACCTTAACAGAGTTCCTGCAAATTAAGAAGAAAGAATATCATACAATTATTTTAGGTGCAATAGCCGTGTTAGTTGGTGTAGCCATGTTGCTTATTGATAACGAATCCATTAGACGAGAAATTACAAAAAAGGAACCCTATATTGCTATTGTTTTTACAGTCTATATTACCATTCTCACACTTTTAGTTGTTCTTCTGAAAAAAAAGCCAAGTGAAAATAGTGATAAAAAGAATGGAGGCTAA
- a CDS encoding pyridoxal phosphate-dependent decarboxylase family protein, whose amino-acid sequence MNIYELRNKFPSQDGNVTQQDNILHHIHKLITGIDEKKNKNKPILGELKRKNNDLYDQFIHSSHLPLKGCDNDQIIHQLLALSEGHPFVNQFNLNNVSSLASIPSFLGNIAAILLDGNNVWDVVGPACAEAEVRIIAMLSELIGYSKTKTWGYTTWGGQGAVFSSLRLAISKYDSKATQYGVPKNLYCFASENCHYSLLKSMEATGIGSDHLILVKSNEDLSMDLDDLEFHIRQVIHKGGIPLYILATMGSTDSFSIDDIKGIKTICQHFQDQYLVKPIHIHADSAIGGMFLVFNDYNLNENPLLFSKDVLHEIEKIKIKLSPMHLADTVCFDFHKLGSTPYTSSVFMAKKGVDFKLLDLSESDTPYVGNRGYGSYHTSYTLECSRMGSSITIYAALLGMGVEGYQVLFGHYIKVTLAFRQKLMNRFHNVAIINEGVVGMITAFRFYENTPCLYEERHGKRLKRLIDETNTFNKKLFDIFGEKRAEVFLGDTTKVTTVISSDGYPVPLACVKVVIMSPYTDVQHMDRVLDFMEECIQLYGEREEKAV is encoded by the coding sequence ATGAATATTTATGAATTAAGAAATAAATTTCCTAGTCAAGACGGTAATGTCACTCAACAAGATAATATTTTACATCATATTCATAAATTAATCACAGGAATTGACGAGAAAAAGAATAAAAATAAACCAATACTTGGTGAATTGAAAAGAAAAAACAACGACCTCTATGATCAATTTATCCATTCATCCCATTTGCCCTTAAAAGGGTGTGATAATGACCAGATTATCCACCAACTTTTAGCATTGTCAGAAGGACATCCTTTTGTGAATCAATTTAACCTGAATAATGTGAGTAGCTTAGCTAGTATCCCGTCTTTTTTAGGTAATATAGCCGCTATCTTATTAGATGGTAATAATGTATGGGATGTGGTGGGTCCTGCGTGTGCCGAAGCAGAAGTTCGTATTATTGCCATGTTATCCGAGTTAATTGGCTATTCCAAAACAAAAACTTGGGGATATACCACTTGGGGTGGACAGGGTGCAGTCTTTAGTAGTTTGCGATTAGCAATCAGCAAATATGATAGTAAGGCAACTCAGTATGGCGTGCCTAAGAATCTCTACTGTTTTGCTTCAGAGAATTGTCACTATAGTTTATTAAAATCAATGGAAGCCACAGGGATAGGTAGTGACCATCTTATCTTAGTAAAATCAAATGAGGACCTGTCCATGGACTTGGATGACCTTGAATTTCACATCCGTCAGGTAATTCACAAGGGAGGTATTCCACTATACATTCTTGCTACAATGGGAAGCACAGATTCCTTTTCAATCGATGATATCAAGGGTATCAAAACCATTTGTCAGCACTTTCAAGACCAGTACCTTGTCAAGCCTATACACATTCATGCTGATTCAGCAATAGGCGGTATGTTCTTAGTTTTCAATGATTATAACCTTAATGAAAATCCTTTACTTTTTTCCAAAGATGTCTTACATGAAATTGAAAAAATAAAAATAAAATTATCACCGATGCATTTAGCAGATACGGTGTGTTTTGATTTTCATAAGTTAGGCTCTACACCTTATACGTCTTCTGTTTTCATGGCAAAAAAAGGTGTGGATTTTAAACTTCTTGACTTAAGTGAGTCCGATACACCCTACGTAGGGAATCGGGGATACGGTAGTTATCATACCAGTTATACCTTAGAATGTTCTCGTATGGGTAGTTCCATTACAATCTATGCTGCATTATTAGGTATGGGAGTAGAGGGCTATCAAGTGTTATTTGGACACTACATAAAAGTGACATTAGCATTTAGACAAAAACTCATGAATAGGTTTCATAATGTAGCCATTATTAACGAGGGTGTTGTAGGTATGATCACTGCTTTTCGATTTTATGAAAACACACCATGTCTTTATGAAGAACGTCACGGTAAGCGACTTAAACGTTTGATAGATGAAACCAATACCTTTAATAAAAAACTATTTGATATATTTGGTGAAAAACGGGCAGAGGTGTTTCTAGGCGATACAACTAAGGTAACAACTGTTATATCAAGTGATGGTTATCCAGTACCTTTAGCATGTGTGAAAGTTGTCATCATGTCACCCTATACAGATGTTCAGCATATGGACAGGGTCCTTGATTTTATGGAGGAATGCATCCAACTCTACGGCGAGCGTGAAGAAAAAGCTGTGTAG